One region of Populus trichocarpa isolate Nisqually-1 chromosome 4, P.trichocarpa_v4.1, whole genome shotgun sequence genomic DNA includes:
- the LOC18098242 gene encoding vacuolar protein sorting-associated protein 24 homolog 1: MEKVMNIIKPKPNPQQQLRDWQRRLRQECRNIERQIRDIQREEKTVQKAIRDAAKRNDMVSAKALAKEIVMSRRTVNRLYENKAQMNSISMHLGESVAIARTVGHLSKSAEVMKLVNDLMKAPDVAVTMQEFSKEMTKAGVIEEFVNDALDSALDSEDMEEEIEEEVDKVLTAIAGETAAELPAAVRKERVKQSAQMEEEEAIAEGVDDEGELEEIRARLASVRS, encoded by the exons ATGGAGAAAGTAATGAACATAATAAAGCCAAAGCCAAATCCACAGCAACAACTCAGAGATTGGCAGCGCAGGCTACGCCAAGAGTGCCGCAACATCGAGCGTCAAATCCGAG ATAtacagagagaagagaaaactgTACAAAAAGCAATTAGAGATGCTGCTAAAAGAAATGATATGGTCTCAGCCAAG GCACTTGCCAAGGAAATTGTGATGTCTAGAAGAACAGTAAACCGTCTTTATGAAAATAAGGCACAGATGAATTCAATATCAATGCATCTTGGAGAAAGTGTCG CGATTGCCCGTACAGTGGGCCATTTGTCCAAGAGTGCTGAGGTTATGAAGCTTGTCAATGATCTCATGAAGGCTCCAGATGTGGCTGTTACGATGCAAGAGTTCAGCAAAGAAATGACCAAG GCAGGGGTGATTGAGGAGTTTGTGAACGATGCCCTTGACAGTGCGCTGGATTCGGAGGATATGGAAGAGGAGATTGAAGAAGAAGTTGACAAGGTATTGACTGCTATAGCTGGCGAGACTGCTGCAGAGCTACCAGCAGCAGTCAGGAAGGAGAGAGTGAAGCAATCTGCTCAGATGGAAGAG GAAGAAGCTATAGCTGAGGGTGTTGATGATGAGGGAGAACTTGAAGAAATAAGGGCACGACTTGCCAGCGTTAGATCATAA
- the LOC18098241 gene encoding serine carboxypeptidase-like: MASTYSYMFFSFFLFLLITSQFSYARYPKGQLDLSASFLPRLHAETQIRGLNLFPKHAINVPAFDDNELLGTSSPSIVEKQFQFHLLGNPGPSVQEFGHYAGYYRLSHTKAARMFYYFFESRTNKNDPVVIWLTGGPGCSSELALFYENGPFNIANNLSLSWNDYGWDKASNIIFVDQPTGTGFSYTTEETDIRHDETGVSNDLYDFLQAFFKEHPQLTKNDFYITGESYAGHYIPALASRVHQGNKKKEGIHINLKGFAIGNGLTQPDVQYKAYTDYALDNKLIEKPDYDSINEMIPDCERAIKVCGTDGVSTCEDAFDVCNNIFQSILQVAGNINYYDIRKTCEGSLCYDFSNMETFLNQKTVRDALGVGDIEFVSCSSVVYDAMTRDWMRNLAVGVPALLEDGIKVLIYAGEEDLICNWLGNSRWVNGLAWSGQKDFGAAPTVPFVVEGREAGQLKSHGPLSFLKVHNAGHMVPMDQPKAALQMLKSWMQGKLAVTGTKDWIAPQ; the protein is encoded by the exons ATGGCATCGACTTattcttacatgtttttttctttttttctttttctcctcatCACTTCACAATTCTCATATGCTAGATATCCCAAGGGCCAGCTTGACTTGTCTGCCAGCTTCCTGCCAAGACTACATGCAGAAACGCAGATAAGAGGGCTTAATTTGTTCCCTAAGCATGCCATCAACGTACCTGCCTTTGATGATAATGAACTGTTAGGCACTTCTTCTCCAAGTATTGTTGAGAAACAATTCCAATTCCATCTTCTTGGTAACCCAGGGCCTTCTGTTCAAGAGTTTGGCCATTATGCTGGGTACTACCGCCTTTCCCATACTAAAGCTGCAAG GATGTTCTACTACTTCTTCGAATCGCGGACTAACAAGAATGATCCTGTTGTCATATGGTTGACAGGAGGGCCAGGATGTAGCAGTGAATTGGCATTGTTTTATGAAAATGGTCCTTTCAATATTGCAAACAACCTGTCTCTTTCATGGAATGACTACGGTTGGGACAAG gcatcaaatattatattcgtTGACCAGCCTACTGGAACTGGCTTTAGTTATACGACAGAGGAGACTGACATTCGCCACGACGAAACTGGAGTCAGCAATGACTTGTATGACTTCTTGCAG GCATTTTTCAAAGAGCATCCTCAGTTGAcgaaaaatgatttttacatAACTGGAGAATCTTATGCTGGGCACTACATTCCAGCATTAGCTTCTCGGGTTCACcaaggaaacaaaaagaaagaaggaattcATATAAACCTCAAG GGTTTTGCCATTGGCAATGGTCTAACTCAACCTGACGTTCAGTATAAAGCATACACTGATTATGCTTTGGACAACAAGTTAATCGAAAAACCTGATTACGATAGCATTAACGAGATGATCCCAGACTGCGAACGAGCAATCAAAGTTTGTG GAACTGATGGTGTATCTACTTGTGAGGATGCATTTGACGTTTGCAACAACATATTTCAGAGCATCTTGCAAGTTGCTGGCAATATAAAC TACTATGATATTAGAAAGACATGCGAGGGCAGTCTATGCTACGATTTCTCAAACATGGAGACATTCCTGAACCAGAAAACAGTAAGGGATGCTCTAGGCGTAGGAGATATTGAATTTGTTTCCTGCAGCAGCGTGGTGTATGATGCCATGACAAGAGACTGGATGAGAAATCTTGCAGTAGGAGTTCCTGCTCTCCTAGAGGATGGTATCAAGGTGCTTATTTATGCTGGAGAGGAGGATTTGATATGCAACTGGCTGG GAAATTCAAGGTGGGTAAATGGCTTGGCATGGTCTGGCCAGAAAGACTTCGGAGCAGCTCCAACAGTTCCATTCGTTGTTGAAGGCAGAGAAGCAGGACAGCTGAAAAGTCACGGTCCTCTCAGTTTCCTAAAG GTTCACAATGCTGGTCACATGGTTCCAATGGATCAGCCAAAAGCTGCATTACAAATGCTGAAGAGCTGGATGCAAGGAAAGCTTGCCGTGACTGGCACTAAAGATTGGATTGCTCCCCAGTAA
- the LOC18098240 gene encoding uncharacterized protein LOC18098240 codes for MEEYEKATTVMCTVIGMDYANSLSYRACSLCERTLPDTLNALCKFCHNNTASSSSKRLFRVLVSIATDTKVLNVMCFDRAARVLFGCSADDFFHFSKLHPFAASNAAKILEGEMCRMTLSRPKNGNAQHLRAVSIVPLRSGFKPAIESLKEFYGVKPATS; via the exons ATGGAGGAGTATGAGAAGGCAACAACAGTAATGTGTACAGTGATAGGCATGGACTACGCCAACAGTCTCTCTTACAGAGCCTGCTCACTCTGCGAGAGAACTCTTCCTGATACTCTCAATGCCCTTTGCAAATTCTGCCACAACAATACCGCCTCCTCCTCTTCCAAGCGCCTCTTTCGTGTCCTT GTTTCCATAGCCACGGATACCAAGGTGCTTAATGTCATGTGCTTTGATAGGGCTGCTAGAGTCTTGTTTGGCTGCTCTGCTGATGACTTCTTTCACTTTTCCAAGCTTCACCCTTTCGctg CTTCCAATGCTGCTAAAATTTTGGAAGGAGAGATGTGTAGAATGACTTTGTCCAGACCAAAGAATGGTAATGCACAACACTTGCGAGCTGTCTCTATTGTACCTTTGAGGTCTGGTTTCAAGCCAGCAATTGAATCATTGAAGGAATTCTATGGGGTAAAACCAGCAACTTCTTGA
- the LOC18098243 gene encoding protein NUCLEAR FUSION DEFECTIVE 4, with translation MGDPWEFAVHAINGRWFSVFASFLIMAGAGATYLFGTYSKDIKATLGYDQTTLNLLGFFKDLGANVGVFSGLLAEVTPTWFVLLVGSAMNFAGYFMIWLAVTQKIARPAVWQMCLYICIGANSQNFANTGALVTCVKNFPESRGVMLGLLKGFVGLSGAILTQFYLAIYGTDSKSLILLIGWLPAALSVIFVYTVRERKPERQPNELRVFYHFLYVSIVLALFLMAMNIVEKQVDFSKAAYAGSAAVVCAMLFVPLIIAIREDWVQWNLKNQDGMKPATETTVDRALDIAPEVKSEVSKDKEEKAKESCFVSICHKPERGEDYTILQALLSMDMLILFAATFCGLGGSLTAVDNLGQIGESLGYPTKTIKSFVSLVSIWNYFGRVFSGFVSESLLVKYKMPRPLMMTFVLLLACVGHLLIAFPFPGSVYVASVIMGFAFGAQLPLLFAIISELFGLKYYSTLFNCGQLASPLGSYILNVKITGHLYDHEALKELAKKGMNRSSVKELICMGVQCYRVPFIILSSVTLFGALISLVLVMRTRKFYSSDIYKKFREIHGVS, from the coding sequence ATGGGTGACCCGTGGGAATTCGCTGTACATGCGATAAATGGGAGGTGGTTCTCTGTTTTTGCCTCTTTTTTAATCATGGCTGGAGCTGGTGCTACATATCTGTTTGGCACCTACTCAAAAGACATAAAAGCCACACTTGGTTATGACCAAACTACTCTCAATCTCTTAGGATTCTTTAAGGATCTGGGTGCCAATGTCGGGGTCTTTTCTGGGCTTCTAGCTGAAGTGACACCAACATGGTTTGTGCTTCTGGTAGGTTCTGCCATGAACTTTGCAGGGTACTTCATGATTTGGCTAGCTGTGACTCAGAAGATAGCCAGGCCAGCTGTTTGGCAGATGTGTTTGTATATTTGTATAGGAGCCAATTCCCAAAATTTTGCAAACACAGGAGCTCTTGTCACTTGTGTGAAGAATTTCCCAGAAAGTAGAGGGGTGATGTTGGGTCTGTTGAAGGGTTTTGTTGGGTTAAGTGGAGCTATCCTGACACAATTTTACCTAGCCATCTATGGAACTGATTCAAAGTCTCTCATTCTTCTCATTGGGTGGCTCCCAGCTGCTTTATCTGTGATTTTTGTGTATACAGTTCGGGAAAGGAAGCCTGAGAGGCAACCTAATGAGCTCAGGGTTTTTTACCATTTTCTCTACGTGTCAATTGTGCTAGCTTTGTTTCTCATGGCTATGAATATAGTTGAAAAACAGGTTGATTTCTCCAAAGCAGCCTATGCTGGAAGTGCCGCTGTAGTCTGTGCCATGCTTTTTGTACCTCTCATTATTGCCATTAGAGAGGATTGGGTCCAATGGAACCTCAAGAATCAAGATGGAATGAAGCCTGCTACAGAGACAACCGTTGACAGGGCACTAGATATTGCACCAGAAGTGAAGTCTGAAGTCTCAAAAGATAAAGAGGAGAAGGCTAAAGAATCTTGTTTCGTCAGCATATGTCACAAGCCAGAGAGAGGTGAAGACTACACAATCTTACAAGCACTTTTGAGCATGGATATGCTAATCTTATTTGCTGCAACATTTTGTGGCCTTGGTGGAAGCTTAACAGCAGTAGACAACTTGGGCCAAATTGGTGAATCCCTAGGATATCCAACTAAAACCATCAAATCCTTCGTTTCACTAGTGAGCATATGGAATTATTTTGGAAGGGTATTTTCTGGATTTGTTTCTGAAAGCTTATTAGTGAAGTACAAGATGCCTCGGCCCCTGATGATGACATTTGTTCTCCTTTTGGCATGCGTAGGCCACCTCCTCATTGCCTTCCCCTTCCCGGGTTCAGTCTATGTAGCATCGGTGATTATGGGGTTCGCATTTGGTGCACAATTGCCATTGCTGTTCGCTATAATCTCTGAGCTCTTTGGCCTAAAGTACTACTCTACATTGTTCAATTGTGGACAGTTAGCTAGTCCTCTTGGGTCATATATACTTAATGTGAAGATCACTGGACACTTGTATGATCATGAAGCACTGAAAGAGCTAGCAAAGAAGGGTATGAATAGATCATCAGTGAAGGAACTGATCTGCATGGGGGTCCAGTGTTACAGGGTACCCTTTATAATTTTGTCTTCTGTGACATTGTTTGGTGCTCTTATTTCACTGGTTTTGGTGATGAGGACAAGGAAATTTTACAGCAGCGATATATACAAGAAGTTTAGAGAGATTCATGGAGTGAGCTGA